The genomic stretch GGCGCAGGTGCGGGAAGGTCAGGTACCGGAAGATCTGCAGCGCGCCGGCGCCGTCCATCCGGGCCGCCTCGACGACGTCCAGCGGCTTGGACTGCAGCCCCGCCAGGACGATGAGCATCATGAACGGCGTCCACTGCCAGATGAGGGACATCTCGACGGCCAGCAGCGGGTACTCCTGCAGCCAGGCGACCTGGGGCGGGCTGCTGGAGCCGAACAGGCTCCAGACCCAGGTGAGCACCCCGTTGAACAGGCCGAACGACGGGTTGAGCAGGGCGTGCTTCCACAGCAGCGCCGCGGCGACGGGGACCACGAGGAACGGCGCGATCATCATCGTGCGCACGGCGCCCCGGCCCAGGAACTTCCGGTCCAGCAGCAGGGCGATCAGCGTGCCGAGGACCAGGCTGACGCCGACGACGACGACCGTGAGCACGATCGTCGTCCACACCGCCGACCGGGTCGAGGCGTTGGTGAAGACGGAGACGTAGTTGTCCAGGCCGGCGAAGCCCCGCTGGTCCGGGCGCAGCGCGTTCCAGTCCATGAACGACACGATGATGGTGACGAGGAACGGCAGCTGGGTGGCCACGACGACGAGGACCATCGCGGGCAGCAGGGGCAGGCGTCGGCGCCTGGCCTCGCGCCGGCTGCGGGCCGCCGCGCCCTGCGGCTGCTCGTAGGTGGTCCGCTGGCGCGGGGTGAGGTCGGGGGCGTGGACGGGTGTGGCCTCGGTCGGGCTCATGGGCACTCCTTCGTGGCGGGTCCCCGACGCCGGCGCCCGTGGGGGACGCCGGCGTCGGTGGTGCGACGTGGCCGGAGGAGGTGGGGCGCCCCCGGCGGGGCAGCGGCCGCGGCCGCTGCCCCGTGCTGGCTACTCCTTGTTCGCCTCGCCGGCTTCCTGGGCGAGCTGCTGGCCGTTGTCCAGCGCCTCCTGGACCGTGGTCTGCCCCGCGATGGCGGCGCTCACCCCGAGAGAGACCTCCGTGGCCATGCCCGCGAACTCCGGGATGGCGACGAACTGGATGCCGGGCGCGGGGCGCGGCTGCACGCCCGGGTCCAGCGGGTCGGCCGAGGTGATGGCCTGCTGCGTCTGCTCGTAGAAGGCGGCGGCGGCCTCCTGGTACTCGGGGTTCTCGTAGGTCGAGGCGCGCTTGCCGGCCGGCACGCGGGCCCAGCCGAGCTCCTCGGCGACGAGCTCCTCGTACTCCTGCGAGGACGCCCAGGAGATGAACTCCCACGCGGCGTCCTTGTTGGTGGAGGACTCCTGGACGCCCCAGGCCCAGCTGTACAGCCAGCCCGAGGAGTCGGTCTCCTTGACGGGGGCGGGGGCGTAGCCCATGAGCCCCTGCACCGGCGAGCCGTCGGCCTCCAGCGAGCCGGCCGCGGAGGTCGCGTCGTACCACATGGCCACGCCGCCCTGGGTCATGGCGTTGAGGCACTCGGTGAAGCCGGCGTTGGCCGCCCCGGGCTCGCCGTGGGCGGTGACCAGGTCGACGTAGAACTGGGTGGCCTCGACGAACTCCGGGGAGTTGACCTGGGCGTCGAAGTTCTCGTCGAACCAGGTGCCGCCGAAGGTGTTGACCACGGTGGTGAGCGGGGCGAAGACCTGGCCCCAGCCGGACTGCCCGCGCAGGCAGATGCCGTCCATGCCGGGACGGACGCCGTCGGCCTGCTCGGCCAGCGCGGCCACCTCGTCCCAGGTGGGGTTCTCGGGCATGACCAGGCCGGCCTCCTCGAAGACGTCGGCGCGGTACATGAGGAACGAGGACTCGCCGTAGAACGGCTGCGCGTACAGCGAGCCGTCCTCGCCGCGCAGCCCGTCGGCGATGGGCTCGAGGATGTCGCCCTGGTCGAACTCGGCGTCCTCCTCGACGTAGCTGTCCAGGTTGGCCAGCCAGCCGTTGGAGGAGAAGAACGGCACCTCGTAGTTGGAGATGGTGGCCACGTCGTACTGGCCCGCCTGGGCCGAGAAGTCCGTGGCGATGCTGTCGCGGACGTCGTTCTCCGGCAGCACCGTGAAGTTCACCGTGATGCCGGTCTCGGCGGTGAAGTTCTCCTCGGTGAGGGTCTGCAGGTCTTCCATCTGCGGGTTGTTCACCATGATGACGGAGACCTCGCCGCCACCCCCGGCGCTGTCCCCGCTGGCGTCCCCGCCCGCGGCGGCGCCGCCGTCGGAGCTGCCGCCGCCGGCCCCGGCGCAGCCCGCCAGCGCCACGGTGAGACCGGCCACGATCAGGGAGGCAGTGCCTGCACGTCGACGTGCTGCCATGCGTGTTCCTTCTTTCGGTCGGGGGCCCGGCCCGCTGGCCGGTGCCGTCGCTCGGGTGCCGTTCCACCGCTCTCCTGAGCCCTCTGTCCGCTCAGATGTGCAGGCCATTCCTAGGACGCGGCCCGGGTGCTGTCAAGGGCCGCGAGCAGCTCGAGACCTGTCCGTGATGCCCCTGACCTGCGGCTCCGCGCCACGAGGGGTCGCCGACGACCAGCCGGCCCCCGGGGGCAGGCTGGTCGCGGCGGGCGCCCTCAGGCGGGGCCGACGAGCGCCTCCAGCGTCGCCCGGGCACCGTGCGCCCGCAGCGACGCGAGCGCGCCGGCGTAGGCCTCGGTGAAGCGGGGGTCGTCGACGAGGTCGCCGAACAGGTCGCGGTCGCGCAGCAGCGCCAGGGGGTCCTCGTCGTGGCGCGCGGCCGCGGCCATGACCTGCTCCTTGAGCCGGTCCACCACCTCGATGGGGTGGCCCTGCTCGTCGACCCCCTCGGCGTAGCGGGCCCACGAGGCGATGACGAGCGCACTGTGCCCGACCTCTCCCCCGGTCCGCAGGTTCTCCGCGACGACCGGCACGAGCCAGGTGGGGATCCGGTCCGAGCTCTCGGCGGCGAGCCTGGCGAGGGTGTCCCGGACCTCGGGGTTGGCGAAACGGTCGACCAGGCCGTGGCGGTAGGCGTCCAGGTCCACCCCCGGCACCTCGGGCAGCGTGGGGCTGCCCTCGCGCTCCATGTAGCCGAGCAGGAACCGCCGGAACAGCGGGTCCGAGGCGGCCTCGTGGGCGTAGCGGTAGCCGGCCAGGTGCCCCAGGTAGGCGATGGCCTGGTGGCCGACGTTGAGCAGGCGGAGCTTCATGAGCTCGTACGGCTCGACGTCGTGCACCAGCTGGACGCCGACCTCCTCGAGCGGCGGCCGGCCGGAGGAGAACTCGTCCTCGACGACCCACTGGGCGAACGGCTCGCACACCACCGGCCAGCCGTCCTCGATGCCGGTGCTGTCCGTGAGCTGCTGGACGTCGTCGGGGACCGTGACCGGGGTGATGCGGTCGACCATCGAGCTGGGGAACGAGACCTCGGCGAGCATCCAGTCGGCCAGCTCGGGGTCCAGGAGCCGGGCGAAGGCGGCCATCATCCGCCGGGCCACGTCGCCGTTGCCGGGGATGTTGTCGCAGGACAGCACCGTGAACGGCGGCGTCCCCTCAGCGCGGCGGCGCGCGAGCGCGGCGACGACGTAGCCGAACGCGGTGCTCGGCACCGCGCCGGGGACCAGGTCGGCGGCGATGGCGGGCGACCCGGCGTCGAACTCCCCCGTCACCTGGTTGACCAGGTAGCCGCCCTCGGTGATCGTCAGGGAGACGATGCGGACGGCGGGGTCGGCCATCTGGCCCAGGACGGCCTGCGGGTCGTCCGGGGCGAGCAGCGCCCTCACCACCGAGCCGACCACCCGCGGTTCCCGGCGGCCGTCGGGGTGCTTGACGACGAGGGTGTAGAGGCCGTCCTGGCGCTGGAGGGTCTCGATGATCCGGCGGTCGTGGGGCAGGACGCCCACCCCGCACAGCGCCCAGTCCGTGCCGAGACCCCGGGCCATGAGGTCGTCGAGGTAGGCCGCCTGGTGCGCGCGGTGGAAGCCGCCGACCCCCAGGTGGACGATGCCGACCCGCAGCGCGCCGCGGTCGTAGCCGGGGACCGGGACGGCGGGGTCGAGGGAGGCGACGGTGGCCTGCGACAGGGCGGGGCTCACCGGTGCGCCCCCTGGTGCTGCCGGCCGTGCGTCGATGCTGCTGGGCTCACCGTCGTCCTCCGTGGGCTGCGGCCACCTGTCCACGGGTGCTCAGATGAGCAGCCTGGGTAGCGTTATGAGCATAGGAGTGCGCACCGGCGAGCGTCAACGACCCCGCGTCACCGACCCTTGCTGGACCGGCGGGCCGGCGGGCGGGGGCCCTCGGCGCGGTCGCGCCCGCCCGCCTTG from Aquipuribacter hungaricus encodes the following:
- a CDS encoding carbohydrate ABC transporter permease yields the protein MSPTEATPVHAPDLTPRQRTTYEQPQGAAARSRREARRRRLPLLPAMVLVVVATQLPFLVTIIVSFMDWNALRPDQRGFAGLDNYVSVFTNASTRSAVWTTIVLTVVVVGVSLVLGTLIALLLDRKFLGRGAVRTMMIAPFLVVPVAAALLWKHALLNPSFGLFNGVLTWVWSLFGSSSPPQVAWLQEYPLLAVEMSLIWQWTPFMMLIVLAGLQSKPLDVVEAARMDGAGALQIFRYLTFPHLRRYLELGGLLGSIYIVQNFDAVFIMTAGALGTANLPYTIYATFFQRQDYGLASAQGVVVVIGTIIIATFALRVVSSLFDEENAR
- a CDS encoding ABC transporter substrate-binding protein, translated to MAARRRAGTASLIVAGLTVALAGCAGAGGGSSDGGAAAGGDASGDSAGGGGEVSVIMVNNPQMEDLQTLTEENFTAETGITVNFTVLPENDVRDSIATDFSAQAGQYDVATISNYEVPFFSSNGWLANLDSYVEEDAEFDQGDILEPIADGLRGEDGSLYAQPFYGESSFLMYRADVFEEAGLVMPENPTWDEVAALAEQADGVRPGMDGICLRGQSGWGQVFAPLTTVVNTFGGTWFDENFDAQVNSPEFVEATQFYVDLVTAHGEPGAANAGFTECLNAMTQGGVAMWYDATSAAGSLEADGSPVQGLMGYAPAPVKETDSSGWLYSWAWGVQESSTNKDAAWEFISWASSQEYEELVAEELGWARVPAGKRASTYENPEYQEAAAAFYEQTQQAITSADPLDPGVQPRPAPGIQFVAIPEFAGMATEVSLGVSAAIAGQTTVQEALDNGQQLAQEAGEANKE
- a CDS encoding mannitol dehydrogenase family protein, with translation MSPALSQATVASLDPAVPVPGYDRGALRVGIVHLGVGGFHRAHQAAYLDDLMARGLGTDWALCGVGVLPHDRRIIETLQRQDGLYTLVVKHPDGRREPRVVGSVVRALLAPDDPQAVLGQMADPAVRIVSLTITEGGYLVNQVTGEFDAGSPAIAADLVPGAVPSTAFGYVVAALARRRAEGTPPFTVLSCDNIPGNGDVARRMMAAFARLLDPELADWMLAEVSFPSSMVDRITPVTVPDDVQQLTDSTGIEDGWPVVCEPFAQWVVEDEFSSGRPPLEEVGVQLVHDVEPYELMKLRLLNVGHQAIAYLGHLAGYRYAHEAASDPLFRRFLLGYMEREGSPTLPEVPGVDLDAYRHGLVDRFANPEVRDTLARLAAESSDRIPTWLVPVVAENLRTGGEVGHSALVIASWARYAEGVDEQGHPIEVVDRLKEQVMAAAARHDEDPLALLRDRDLFGDLVDDPRFTEAYAGALASLRAHGARATLEALVGPA